The Candidatus Thermoplasmatota archaeon DNA window CTTCAAACGTTTTTCAAAAGAATTTCAGGATTGTTTTGATGTTGATGTGGCGATTGCAGGTGCCGGCCCAGCAGGATTAACTGCAGCAAACTATCTTGCCAGTGCTGGAAAAAAAGTTGTTTTGTTTGAACGAAAATTATCTATCGGTGGTGGCATGTGGGGCGGCGGGATGACATTTCCAGTCATTGTCGTACAAAAAGAGTCGACATCTATTTTGACCAAAGCTCATATCAAATTTCATGACGAAGGAAATGGGTATTTCAGTGCTGATTCTATTGAAGCAGTTACCAAGTTATGTGCAACTGCAATTGACGCAGGTACACGGATTTTTACTGCAATTTCAGTTGAAGATGTGTTACTCCAAGGAAAAAAAGTCAATGGTTTTGTCATCAATTGGACTGCAGTTGAAATGGCAGGGCTTCATGTAGATCCTCTCACCATCAAAGCAAAGTATTGTATCGATGCCACCGGTCATGCTGCTGAGATATGTCGTATCGTTCGGCAAAAAGTCGGACCGTTAAATACACCCAGCGGTGATCTTGAAAAAGAACGATCTATGTGTGCTGAGATCGGCGAAAAAACCGTCGTTGAAAATACTAAAGAGGTGTATCCTGGTCTCATTGTTGCAGGTATGGGAGCAAATGCCGTATATGGTGCTCCCCGCATGGGTCCTATTTTTGGTGGTATGTTGCTTTCTGGGAAAAAAGCAGCTGAGATAATTTTAAAACAAATACAGTAAACAAAGAACATCAAAAAAAACGATGAAGGGGCTTCTTGAAAAGGGGATACTAGGAAGGTGGGATGGGAATCAATAGTGCTTTCAATAAGCAATGGAAAAATTTTGATGATTTTGAAAATCCTTCCTAGCTGGAGGTCTCATTACGAATACGACTTATGAATGTTGCTTGTAGTTAGATATGTAGTTAGGTATTCACCAAATGAACTACAAGATAAACCACTCTTTCTTATATCTGCTCCGATTACGAGAGATATTGGGAAAATAGGTAGATAAGAAGTACGACAATGGGTACGCATACGATTGTCGTCCAGGTTACAACGTGTGCAGTTGTTTTTTTATCTATGCCGTAGGGTACAAGAAACATATTTGTACTCGTCACCGGAAGAAATGAATTGATGAGAATCACAGAAAGCCATGCTCCAGAGATGATGTTCAAGATATACAGCGGGACAAAGATACATGCGATGATGCATGGTGTGATGACAACGGTTAAAAGAAATATCTTTCGAACCCAAATCATGTGCTCCCCGGAATCTGTGCTCTGGATTTTACCGAGTAATTTTTTTAGTTGATTGCGGGTGAGTTCAGAGGGATGAATCCCTGCTCCAACATAGTAGAGAGCTGCAGGTATTGTAATTGCAGTATACAACTGAAGATAGAGTCCTGCATCGCCTAAATTTTTTGTTGTAAGTCCTGTTGTTTGGTGGAGGAGTATTGCTAGGACGACAAAGCTCAGAAGATACCAGGGGTAGAGTTTCAGAAACCAGGGCAACGCTTTAATCGTTTTTAACTGCTGTTGTTGTTGATCCTGATGATGTTCACGTTTGTACCAGTTCGATAAGATATACGGGATAACTGCAAATAAGCCAATACCAACGAGTGCCATGTTAATTGCTGCTGGAACACTCCATTCGGAGATAGCAAGCATCGCTCCACCGATAAATGCTGAGCTTCGACCTTGATTGGTAAGCACGGTTTTTAAAAAAAGAGTTCGTGATGGCTCGTTAAGTTTTAATCGAGATGCAGTATATCGCGCATAGAGAAACGCAAGAACATACATAAAAATAAGAATACCTGCAACGATCCCAGTAAATGCGAGTTGTTGTGTTGTAAAAGGTGTGTTTAAAAAAATTCGAAACAGCAATATAGGAACGAAAAAATACAATAAAATGAGACCTACTTTTTTCATAATTGCGTCGATTCTTTCACGTGACGATATTTTTGCAAAAAGGATTGTTAGGAGAAAACCAATGAGAATCCATGGTAAGGTCCACAGCCCGGTTATTTTGTCGAGTACAGCTACAATAATTTCCTGCATAGTTTTTTCATCATCCTTTTTATGCCCAAAATGTTCTCTTTTTACACTCTTTCAATGACTCGTTTTGCTTTTCCGGTACTTCGAGGAATTGTTTTTGGTGCGATAGTCTTTACAGGAACATGGAGATTTAAAATTCTATAAATCTCCTGCTCAGCTTTCTTTTCTAAATCATCAAGATGCCCTTCACGATATCGTTCTTCAGTTGGTTCAATTTCAACGCTCAATGAATAGATATCGCCAGTTCGTGTCTTAACGATTTGATAATTATCACTCACTCCCGGAACCTGCATGAGTGCTGCTTCGATTTGTGAAGGAAAGACAATAACTCCTTTGATTTTCATCATGTCATCACTTCGCCCTTTGATTCGAGATTGTATCGGTAACGTCCGACCACAGTCGCATTCTTCTTCAGTAATTAACGCAAGGTCGCGTGTTCGAAATCGTAGTGCTGGAAATGCTTCTTTGGTTAATGTGGTAAAGACAAGTTCTCCTTCTTCATTTAAATCAAGTGTCT harbors:
- a CDS encoding sulfide-dependent adenosine diphosphate thiazole synthase yields the protein MVIDDIMITKTIFKRFSKEFQDCFDVDVAIAGAGPAGLTAANYLASAGKKVVLFERKLSIGGGMWGGGMTFPVIVVQKESTSILTKAHIKFHDEGNGYFSADSIEAVTKLCATAIDAGTRIFTAISVEDVLLQGKKVNGFVINWTAVEMAGLHVDPLTIKAKYCIDATGHAAEICRIVRQKVGPLNTPSGDLEKERSMCAEIGEKTVVENTKEVYPGLIVAGMGANAVYGAPRMGPIFGGMLLSGKKAAEIILKQIQ